The Methanoregula sp. UBA64 genome contains the following window.
AATATGTTCTCAAAACGGATATTCGAGACGGATTTTACCGTGGCGCTCAACGAGGAGCTGGAGCGCAGGAACATGTCGGTAAAAGACCTCGCCGACCAGACGGGAATTCCGGCATCCACGCTTTATAAGGTGACGCTCGGGGAGCGGGACCCCCGGCTCTCGACCGTAAAAAAGATCGTCGCGGTTCTCGAACCGGAGCGCCACCGGTTCATCGCGGTGATCGCTGCAAAGTTCCTGCTCGATTCCTTTGCAACCCGGGAGGTCGAATTTTCAGGACAGAAATTTGCCATTAAAGGATACTCCGCCCATTCCCTCGACGAATGCATTGTCGCAGCTGCCCGGGCGGAAAAAGACGGGGCCTCGGGGATCATCTGCGCGCCGATCCTCGCCTCGATCGTGGAGAAGATCGTGGACGTGCCGGTCGGGATGCTCCGGCCCGAACTCTCCTGCGTGGACGAGGCGATCGGCGCGGTGCTCAAGAAGATCGGGTGAACGGCAATGGAGGGCGACACGATCCGGATCGGCCACCTCTCGACCATGTACCATACCGCGTTCCTGCTCCGGGGCTCGGACCTGCTCGCGGACCAGGGCATTGCTGCAACGTGGACACTCTTTCCCTCGGGGCCGGACATCATCAGCGCAATGCAGGCAGGTACGCTCGACCTCGGGTACATCGGCCTTCCCCCGGTCATCATCGGAATCGACCGGGGCCTGGAACTCGCCTGCATTGCCGGGGGCCACGTGGAAGGGACCGTGATAGTTGCCGGGCGCAGTACGCCCGCCCTCGCCGAATGTGGCAGCATGCAGGAGTTCCTCGCACAGTTTGCAAAAAAAACCATCGGCACGCCCCCGAAAGGATCGATCCACGACGTGATCGTCCGCGAACTGCTCCGGGACTACGGGAGAACGGATGTTGCGGTAAAGAACTACCCGTGGGCGGACTTCCTTTCGGATGCTCTCGGGACCGGCGAGATCGCGGCTGCGGCCGGGACGCCGGCGCTCGCGGCCACCGCACACCGGTACGGGAATGCCCGGCTCGCGGTGCCTCCCGACCGGCTCTGGCCGTTTAACCCGAGCTACGGGATCGTTGTCATGCGGGAGATGCTCAAGAAAGCAGACCTGCTCACCCGGTTTTTAACCGCCCACGAGACAGCCTGCGAATGGATCCGGCACGACCCGGCTGCCTGCGCGGATGTCGTTGCCCGGACAACGGGAATGGTCGATCCGGCGTTTGTCCTTGAAACCTACCGGATCTCGCCGAAGTACTGCGCGGCACTGCCCCCGGAGTACATCGCGTCCGCCATGAAATTTGTACAGACGCTCCACACCCTCGGCTACATCTCGCGGCCGGTCGGCGAGGGCGAAATATTCGAGCGGTCGCTGATAGAAGAGGTCCATAAAGATCCGCACCATTACTCCGCCGGGATCGCGGATACCCGGTAGTGTCTCTTACACGACCCCCGCGTAAGTGCGATCCAAAGAACGGGATTAGTTCAGGACCCGGTATGCCCCGCGGGGGACCCGTATCGAGAACCGGGCACCGGAACGGTACTCCCCGGTCTCTGCGATCGTGATCCGGGTGATGGCAAGGATCTCCCGGGTCAAAAACAGGCCAAGGCCGGTGTTCTTCCCGATACCCCGGGAAAATATCTTCGCCTTCTCTTCTTCGGGAACCCCGATACCGTTGTCCTCGAACGAGAGGACGAGATCGGGGCCGTCCATCTCCCCGTACAATCGTATTTTCGTAACGTTCTCGCCGTACCGGAACGCATTGTCGAAGAGGTTGTAAAAGACCTTTTCGAGCATCGGGTCCGCATAGATCTCGAGGTCTTCGGTCTCGCAGGAAAACTCGATCGTATTGATAAACTGGGCATATGCCTGTGCGGCAGTGGTTTTCACGTTCTGCCAGACCGGCGCCTTGACCCCGAGATCGTCGTACCCCCGGGTAAACTCGATATGGCTTTTTACCGCAAGCAGCAGCTTTTCCTGTTTGTCGATGAGTTCCTCTGCCGCCGGGTCGGAATGCCGGTCCCGTAAGATCGCATTATACCCTAAAAGCGCGGTCAGCGAATTGAGGACATCGTGACGCGTCACCCCGATGATGAGATTGAGCTTGAGGTTTGCGATCCTGAGGGCATCGTCGACCCGCCGGACCCCGGTCAGGTCCCGTACCGAGACGATCATGACCTGGCGGCCGCCAAGGGTACAATACGCAATCGTGAGATCGGCCGGAAAGATCGTGCCGTCCCTGCGCCGGTGGTAGCGCAGCGGGATGCGGGGAACCTGCCGGGCAAGGGTCTCGCGGGTCTTCTCGGGCTCGGCGGACAGGTGGATGCAGTCCATGTTGTTCATCTGCTCGCAGGTGTACCCGTACAGCTCCCGGGCCGCCTCGTTCGAATCGACGATCTGCCGGGTCCGGGTATCGATCAGGACAAGGGGATTGTTCTTGGCTTCGAAGATGCCGCGGTACTTCTCTTCGCTCTCCTTTAACGCCTCCGCGGTTGCCTCAAGGGCAAGCTCGGCCTCCTTTCTCCGGGTGGTATCCTGGACGATCCCGATGACCCCGGTGATATGACCTTCGTGATCGAACAGGGGGGATGCAATGCACCGGATCCAGATATTCTTCTTTTTTGCGGAGAGCTCGATGAGAATATCACCCGAATCGAACGTCTCCCCGGCAAGCACACGCTTGAGATCGCCGGGAAACCGGGTATCCTTAAATTCGGGGAACCGTTCTTCGAGACGTTTTCCCACGACATCTGCCCCGGGGATCCCGGTCAGCTCTTCCATATACAGGTTCCAGAGCGTGAACCGGAGGTCGGTATCGTACGCGGTGATCCCTTCCCGGACATCGCTGATCACGCACCGCAGGTAGGCCTCCGAGGCCCGGATCTGCCGTTCCGACTCCGCGAGGCGCCGTTCGCCCATGGCGAGCTCGTTATAGTTCTGGCGCAGTTCCTCCTCGGTAGCAGTCAGCTGCTCGAAGGCTGCGTGGATCTCCTCGTGCTTCTTTTTGAGCTCCTCTTCGGCACGCTTGCGCTCGGTGATCGTGCGGGTGGTGACGATAAGGCCGCCGATACCCTCGACGCCGTACTTGTTGGTAAAGACGGATTCAACCCAGAGATACTCCCCGTTAACATTTCTCATCCGGTACTCTGCGAAAATGGAGGAATCCGGGACTTCACTCACTTTTTGGTAACAGGACACAACGCGTTCCCGATCGTTGGGATGAATGTACGTCAGGGAATCGGTTGCATGCCGGTACACCGGCTCACCTTTTGGAAAACCCAGGGCCCGGTATACCGATGGCGAATTATAGACTGCCCTGCCCTTTTTATCAAAGATCTGGATGGCATCCGAGATGTTCTCAAAGAGGGACCGTAACCGGATCTCGCTCACCCGGGCTTTCTGCTCGGCATGGTTTCTCCGGACAATCTGGGCGATCTTGTGCCCGAGCTCGGCAAACTGCGCCTGGGGATTGCCGCCTTTCTGGATGTAGGAGTCGGCGCCGCTGTTGATCGCCTCGACTACTACTTCTTCTCGGCCCCGTCCGGTAAAAACAATAAACGGGATCGTGTTGCCGGACGCCCGGATCTCTTTGAGGAGCTTTATCCCATCCATCTCCGGCATCTGGTAATCGGAGAGGACGACATCGTACCGGCCGTTTTTCAGCCGCTCGAGTGCTTCGCGGGCGGATCCGACGGGCTCTACAGAAAAATCTCCCGTCTGTTCCAGGTACAGCCGGGTAATTTCAAGTAAAGCTGGTTCATCGTCAACATAGAGGACACGGATCACGGTACGTCCACTCTTGGTAATGACGGGTTGTCGTGCCCGTTATTTATAGGATTTCCCCGGTAGTGGTACCGGGAGGGATCGAAGGGGGTTACCCGCCGTTGCCGGACTGCCTCGGTAAGGATCCGGGCTCTTCCGCCTGCACCGGCTGCAGGATCCCGCGGATGTGCCCGGGTGAGTGCAAAAAAAATCGCAGTTAACGCCATATTTATCCAAATCTCCCCCAAATGGGGAGTAATCAGATGGTGAACCAAACATGAGAAAACCCCTTTTGATCCTGATGTGTACATGCTGTATGCTCTTTGCCGCAGGCCTTGCCGCCGGCTGTGTGGGATCGGCCCCGACGGGTCATGAATCCCCGGCAGCGACAGCCGTTCCCTCCGTCCCCGTGACTCCTAATACCACGGTTATGACGCCGGTTCTGGCAACCCCGACAGCTTCTGCCGCCACAACTTCAGCAGGTACCGCCACGGTCTTTGTCAACAGCTCCGCTGACGACAGTATCCTGGTGCTCCCCGCCACAAACCATGTCCTGGTCCGGCTCTCCGAGAACCCGACCACCGGGTATGTATGGAATGCAACGGCATCGAGAAAACTCTCCGTTATCCAGGATACCTACACTGCACCGACAGGAGATCTCATGGGTGCGAGCGGCACCCACGAGTGGATCCTGGCCCCGCAGGGCGTGGATACCTATACCTTCACGGCAGTCCAGCTGCGCCCCTGGGAAGGGGCCACGGCAACCGACAAGACCTTTACGCTGGTGATTGTGGCAACACCCGAATAACCGGGGGTCACTCCCGCAGCCCTCTTTTTCACAAGGTATTTTTGCACAGGATTCCCCCGCACAGGTGCAGACCGTAAAAACCGTACGTGACGGGGCCGCACGTAAAAAAGGATGTTAGTGGTTCTTCCTTGCCATAAGGACGAGCGCCCCGCAGATCCCGGCAAGGGCCAGGACTGCCGGGATGCCTGCCCGGGTTGTGACCGTAGTGTTTCCCGATACGGGGGTCAGTGTCCCGGCTACCGGGGTATAACTCCCGCCCACGACATTCACGGTTGAGATCCAGTCCTGGTACCCGCTCTCGCGCAGCATCAGGGTGTGTCCCCCCGCGGCAATGTTTGCAAGGACTGCCGGGGTTATCCCCATGTAGGTATTGTCCAGGTAGATGGCCGCACCGGCGGGGGAAGAGGTCACGCTGATCTGGCCGGTGGTGTCCGGTGTTGTAACGACAGTGGGCACCATGGCTGCGGCAACCGTGGTCACTACCCCTGCCTGGACGACTGCGGTCTGAGTATAGGACTGGTAATCCGGCATCGTGAGCTGGACCGTATATGTCCCCGGGGTGAGCTGGGTGATACTGAGGGGCGCACCCGCATAGGTGGTTCCCTGGTAGTTGCCATTTAAAAAGACCGCTGCTCCCGAGGGTGTCGACTGTACCTGGATATCGCCGTAGGTAACCGTGGACGGGTAGGGGGTCATCCCCGGTGCAAGCGTGGTGGTTGCCCCCGGACTGATGGTGAACTGCTGCGTGGCATCGTAATACCCGGCCTTTTTGAGGACGAGTGTGTAGGTGCCGGGCGCAAGCGCGATGGTCTGCCGGCCGTTCCCGTAATACATGCCGTCAATGTAGATATCGGCATCGAAGGGGGTGATATCGAGGTATCCGACCGCCGAGGGTTCCGGGTCGAGGCTCGCCGAGACATACGTTGTGGTACCGCTGCTGCCGGCACCGACAGTATCTCTCCACATCCGGTACCCGTCTTTATAGACGGAAATGGTGTGGTAGGTAGAGTCCTCGACGGCAAACGTTATGGGGGTGTCGTCACAGCTGGACCCGTCGAGACACGCCCATGCACCCGAGGGATCGGAACTGACCGTGAACCATGCCCAGCCGGCAGAAACCGGGGTGACAACCAGGCACAGGAGGATCGCGATCATCCCCACGAGCAGCAGGGAGGGATTTTTTTCGTTAAATTTAACCATAGGGGGTATTTGGAGGAGCATATAAAAAAGGTTGCGAATCTATACCCCGCTCTCTTACCTGAAAACGTATCTGGGAACGAAGAAGAAACGCCAACCACCTGTACGAATTTGGTTCGATACACTACGTGCCATATGAGAGGGTAGCTCCATCATTAAGGAAAGGACACTCATCACAACCGATAAGAAAGATCAGGAGCGTACACACACCCACGTACCTGACAAGAGTTGTTTTATGAATACGTGCAGCTGGATGGATCCGCGCCTTGAGAAACGGAGCTCGGAGACCGAAGGATCCGGGATCTTTGCCACGGGGGATATCAGAAAAGACGAGCGCGTGGCGATATTCGGGGGAAAGGTCATGCTGATCGACGAGATGTACCAGATCCCCCCCGGGCTTATGCGATATACCATGCAGATCGAGGAGCGTTTTATCCTCGGTCCTGCCTGCGATCATGCCGAGGACACGGATTTCTTCAACCACAGCTGCGAGCCCAACTGCGGTTTTTCGGGCCAGGTCTTTTTAGTGGCCATGCGGGATATCGTGGCCGGGGAAGAGATCACCTTCGATTATGCCATGACCGTGTCGGAATCGGTGGGGAGCGACATGGTCTTTTCCATGGACTGTGCCTGCGGGTCTCCCCGGTGCAGGGGAACGATTACGGAACAGGACTGGATGCTGCCCGAACTCCAGGAACGGTACCGGGGCTATTTTTCCCCGTATATCCAGAAGAAGATCGGGGAGCTTGACGGGAAGAGGGCCCGGGCTGGCGGGGATACCGTTGTGCCCTGCGATAAGAAAGCCGGGGTCCTGCTCCGGTGATCTTCCCCGGTTCCTGAAATTTTTGTGGACTCACCGCGTGCCGGTACCTGCGATACTCCGCCGTACCTGCTCCCGCTGCCTGCCCGGGAAAAGACCGGGTTTTCCGGCAGGGGCCGTACTTCCGGGCCTGCGATCCCGGGGATCCGGTAACCACACGGGAACCGGAGCCCGTGACCAGCCCCGGCCCCTTGCCGGGACAGAAATGTTGGTAATCCCTTACGCCCAATCCCTGACGTACTGATGACGGAGAGTACCATACCGGGAACGCCCGGCGGGGCAGGGGGATTCCTGCACCGGATGGCAGGCCCGGTCTCCTCTGCCATTCTCTTTGCCCTTGTTTCAGCGGTCTCCTTCACGATTGCCTTTTTTATCACAGGCTATGTGCCCGAGGATACCGATACGCGGATGATCGGCGCGATGTGGGCGATGATCTCTGCGATTGTCGTGATGCAGGACACCCGGTCCGCAACGATCAGCACCGCATGGCTGCGGATCCTGGGCTCGCTTATCGGGGCCGTATTCTCGGCGTTCTATCTTCTCGTCTTCCCGTTCTCCATTGTCGGCATGGGCATCCTGATCGGTGTCGTTGTCCTTGTCTGCGAGCTCCTCCACCTGCCCGGCCATCTCCGGCTTGCCGGCCTTACCGCAGGTATCGTGATGGTGATCTCGGTGGTAAACCCCGACATTCCCCCGTTTGTGAACGCAGCCACCCGGTTTTTTGAGGTGATCATCGGGAGTTCGGTGGCAATTGCAGCGGCATGGGTCTGGCAGTACGTTCTGGGGAAAGACTGAACCGGCAGTAGCCGGGCATTCTGTCTTTTTGGTACCTCCGGGGGTCATTAGTGCAGAAATTCCTGCATTCAAAGACATCCTTTTCCTGCACCCGGTAAAAATCCGGTGCAGGTGTGGTATACCGTGTCGAGATCCCCTCTGCTCCCGTTTATTTTTGAAATTAAGACGTTCGTGATGTTGCGGGGGGCCTTCCGGAGATTATCCCGTTCCTCGATCCGGGCATCAATACCGCTACCCAGGGGATATCACCGGTTCTTACCGATTTCCTTGCAGCAGGCAGGGATCTCGATACCACGGCAGTGTACCTTGTCGTCGTCATCCTGCTCTACCTGGGGTTTCACCCGAAGTACGGGGTCAGGCTCGCAGCACTCTTCGGGATTGCCGGCGGCCTTAACGAAGCCCTGAAGCTCTTTTTTCACCTCCCCCGCCCGTACTGGGTCTCTGCGGCGGTGAAAGCCTATTACTCTGTTCCCTCGTTTGGGTTTCCCTCGGGAGGTGCGATGTGCAGCGTGGTGGTCTACGGGTACGTTGCAGCCGCGGTCAGGAAGTACTGGGTTGTCATGGTATGCGCTGTTCTGCTCGCCTGGGCCGTGCTTGCCCGTATTTTTGCCGGGGTCCACTTCCTGCTCGATGTGATCGGGGGCCTTTTCTTCGGGGTGCTCCTCCTGCTTGCGTTCCACGTTCTTGCCCCAAAAGCCGAAGGTTTTGCCGCAGGGCTCAGGAAACCTGCCCGGGTCCTCTGCA
Protein-coding sequences here:
- a CDS encoding protease inhibitor I42 family protein, whose product is MRKPLLILMCTCCMLFAAGLAAGCVGSAPTGHESPAATAVPSVPVTPNTTVMTPVLATPTASAATTSAGTATVFVNSSADDSILVLPATNHVLVRLSENPTTGYVWNATASRKLSVIQDTYTAPTGDLMGASGTHEWILAPQGVDTYTFTAVQLRPWEGATATDKTFTLVIVATPE
- a CDS encoding FUSC family protein, whose translation is MTESTIPGTPGGAGGFLHRMAGPVSSAILFALVSAVSFTIAFFITGYVPEDTDTRMIGAMWAMISAIVVMQDTRSATISTAWLRILGSLIGAVFSAFYLLVFPFSIVGMGILIGVVVLVCELLHLPGHLRLAGLTAGIVMVISVVNPDIPPFVNAATRFFEVIIGSSVAIAAAWVWQYVLGKD
- a CDS encoding PEGA domain-containing protein, coding for MVKFNEKNPSLLLVGMIAILLCLVVTPVSAGWAWFTVSSDPSGAWACLDGSSCDDTPITFAVEDSTYHTISVYKDGYRMWRDTVGAGSSGTTTYVSASLDPEPSAVGYLDITPFDADIYIDGMYYGNGRQTIALAPGTYTLVLKKAGYYDATQQFTISPGATTTLAPGMTPYPSTVTYGDIQVQSTPSGAAVFLNGNYQGTTYAGAPLSITQLTPGTYTVQLTMPDYQSYTQTAVVQAGVVTTVAAAMVPTVVTTPDTTGQISVTSSPAGAAIYLDNTYMGITPAVLANIAAGGHTLMLRESGYQDWISTVNVVGGSYTPVAGTLTPVSGNTTVTTRAGIPAVLALAGICGALVLMARKNH
- a CDS encoding phosphatase PAP2 family protein — protein: MYLVVVILLYLGFHPKYGVRLAALFGIAGGLNEALKLFFHLPRPYWVSAAVKAYYSVPSFGFPSGGAMCSVVVYGYVAAAVRKYWVVMVCAVLLAWAVLARIFAGVHFLLDVIGGLFFGVLLLLAFHVLAPKAEGFAAGLRKPARVLCIFLVAALPLLFVVPAYLSLAGWLMPPEWAAMAANQTGALIDPVRIRYTWDACSLILGCLLGYEFLTGRGGWTPPKRVLLRGMIALFGAASSLALIVWITEVLSMPGTALPYPVAPFVSIACAGFWFSACVPLAARKLGFGSKDPGSM
- a CDS encoding helix-turn-helix domain-containing protein, which translates into the protein MFSKRIFETDFTVALNEELERRNMSVKDLADQTGIPASTLYKVTLGERDPRLSTVKKIVAVLEPERHRFIAVIAAKFLLDSFATREVEFSGQKFAIKGYSAHSLDECIVAAARAEKDGASGIICAPILASIVEKIVDVPVGMLRPELSCVDEAIGAVLKKIG
- a CDS encoding ABC transporter substrate-binding protein gives rise to the protein MEGDTIRIGHLSTMYHTAFLLRGSDLLADQGIAATWTLFPSGPDIISAMQAGTLDLGYIGLPPVIIGIDRGLELACIAGGHVEGTVIVAGRSTPALAECGSMQEFLAQFAKKTIGTPPKGSIHDVIVRELLRDYGRTDVAVKNYPWADFLSDALGTGEIAAAAGTPALAATAHRYGNARLAVPPDRLWPFNPSYGIVVMREMLKKADLLTRFLTAHETACEWIRHDPAACADVVARTTGMVDPAFVLETYRISPKYCAALPPEYIASAMKFVQTLHTLGYISRPVGEGEIFERSLIEEVHKDPHHYSAGIADTR
- a CDS encoding SET domain-containing protein — encoded protein: MDPRLEKRSSETEGSGIFATGDIRKDERVAIFGGKVMLIDEMYQIPPGLMRYTMQIEERFILGPACDHAEDTDFFNHSCEPNCGFSGQVFLVAMRDIVAGEEITFDYAMTVSESVGSDMVFSMDCACGSPRCRGTITEQDWMLPELQERYRGYFSPYIQKKIGELDGKRARAGGDTVVPCDKKAGVLLR
- a CDS encoding PAS domain S-box protein; protein product: MIRVLYVDDEPALLEITRLYLEQTGDFSVEPVGSAREALERLKNGRYDVVLSDYQMPEMDGIKLLKEIRASGNTIPFIVFTGRGREEVVVEAINSGADSYIQKGGNPQAQFAELGHKIAQIVRRNHAEQKARVSEIRLRSLFENISDAIQIFDKKGRAVYNSPSVYRALGFPKGEPVYRHATDSLTYIHPNDRERVVSCYQKVSEVPDSSIFAEYRMRNVNGEYLWVESVFTNKYGVEGIGGLIVTTRTITERKRAEEELKKKHEEIHAAFEQLTATEEELRQNYNELAMGERRLAESERQIRASEAYLRCVISDVREGITAYDTDLRFTLWNLYMEELTGIPGADVVGKRLEERFPEFKDTRFPGDLKRVLAGETFDSGDILIELSAKKKNIWIRCIASPLFDHEGHITGVIGIVQDTTRRKEAELALEATAEALKESEEKYRGIFEAKNNPLVLIDTRTRQIVDSNEAARELYGYTCEQMNNMDCIHLSAEPEKTRETLARQVPRIPLRYHRRRDGTIFPADLTIAYCTLGGRQVMIVSVRDLTGVRRVDDALRIANLKLNLIIGVTRHDVLNSLTALLGYNAILRDRHSDPAAEELIDKQEKLLLAVKSHIEFTRGYDDLGVKAPVWQNVKTTAAQAYAQFINTIEFSCETEDLEIYADPMLEKVFYNLFDNAFRYGENVTKIRLYGEMDGPDLVLSFEDNGIGVPEEEKAKIFSRGIGKNTGLGLFLTREILAITRITIAETGEYRSGARFSIRVPRGAYRVLN